Proteins co-encoded in one Geothermobacter ehrlichii genomic window:
- a CDS encoding rhodanese-like domain-containing protein produces MNRTRLSALVVLLLLTVLSEPLLAAMARNIDAAGARRLIAERPDLFILDVRTPEEFAGVRLEGAVLIPIDQVVKRIAEIPRNRPVLVYCAVGSRSSQVAGYLARLGYSEVYNLYGGIWGWRLRGYPVLKGLP; encoded by the coding sequence ATGAACAGAACACGGCTGTCTGCCCTTGTTGTCCTTTTGCTGTTGACCGTTCTGTCGGAGCCGCTGCTGGCCGCCATGGCGCGCAACATCGACGCCGCCGGCGCCCGCCGGCTGATCGCGGAGCGTCCCGACCTTTTCATTCTCGATGTCCGGACACCCGAGGAGTTCGCCGGGGTACGGCTCGAGGGCGCGGTGCTGATTCCCATCGACCAGGTGGTGAAGCGGATCGCCGAAATTCCGCGTAACCGGCCTGTTCTTGTCTACTGCGCCGTCGGCTCGCGTTCGTCACAGGTGGCGGGCTATTTGGCCCGGCTCGGCTATTCCGAAGTCTACAATCTCTACGGCGGGATCTGGGGCTGGCGGCTGCGTGGCTACCCGGTGCTCAAGGGACTGCCCTGA
- the glpX gene encoding class II fructose-bisphosphatase codes for MDRNLALELVRVTEAAALACGRWVGKGDKMSADEAATEAMRRTLDSIGIDGTVVIGEGEMDEAPMLYIGEKVGTGQPPEVDIAVDPLEGTNICAKGLPGSIATIALAPKGGFLHAPDMYMEKIAVGPSARGVIDIHDSPSANLKRIAEAKGCRIEDLTVVTLDRPRHDRIIEDIRKVGARIHLISDGDVAPAIATAVEGSGIDMLIGIGGAPEGVLAAAALKCMGGDMQGRLVFMTQEERDRARDMGITDFDRVYSAEEMAGGDVVFAATGVTSGDFLRGVRYYAGGAETESIVMRSKSRTVRFIRSLHYFDHKPVY; via the coding sequence TTGGACCGCAATCTGGCACTGGAACTGGTGCGGGTCACCGAAGCCGCCGCCCTGGCCTGCGGACGCTGGGTCGGCAAGGGAGACAAGATGTCGGCCGACGAGGCCGCGACCGAAGCCATGCGCCGCACCCTCGATTCCATCGGGATTGACGGCACCGTGGTCATCGGCGAGGGGGAGATGGACGAAGCCCCCATGCTCTACATCGGCGAAAAGGTCGGCACCGGCCAGCCGCCGGAAGTCGACATCGCCGTCGACCCGCTGGAAGGAACCAACATCTGCGCCAAGGGACTTCCCGGCTCGATCGCCACCATCGCCCTGGCCCCCAAGGGCGGCTTTCTGCACGCCCCGGACATGTACATGGAAAAGATCGCTGTCGGCCCTTCGGCCCGCGGTGTCATCGACATCCACGACTCACCGTCGGCCAACCTGAAACGGATCGCCGAAGCCAAGGGCTGCCGGATCGAAGACCTGACGGTGGTCACCCTCGACCGCCCCCGACACGACCGCATCATCGAGGACATCCGCAAGGTCGGCGCCCGCATCCACCTGATCAGCGACGGCGACGTGGCCCCGGCCATCGCCACCGCCGTCGAGGGCAGCGGCATCGACATGCTCATCGGCATCGGCGGCGCCCCAGAAGGCGTGCTGGCCGCGGCCGCCCTCAAGTGTATGGGCGGCGACATGCAGGGACGGCTGGTCTTCATGACCCAGGAAGAACGGGACCGCGCCCGCGACATGGGCATCACCGATTTCGACCGGGTCTATTCCGCCGAGGAGATGGCCGGTGGCGACGTGGTCTTCGCCGCCACCGGCGTCACCAGCGGCGATTTTCTGCGCGGGGTCCGCTACTACGCCGGCGGCGCCGAGACCGAATCGATCGTCATGCGCTCGAAAAGCCGCACCGTCCGTTTCATTCGCAGTCTGCACTACTTCGACCACAAGCCGGTCTACTGA
- a CDS encoding cytidylate kinase family protein — translation MAIITISREMGSGGIPIAHEVAERLGYTLIDGDALRNAASDYGLSDEAFELADEKPPAFVDELDQKLAVDLHQIELIILEKALAGNVIIYGRGGQDLLAKVSNVFRVRIIAPFEERVERWAEREWLDPDYARILVRRSDQQRAGFIKYYFDRDWADPLHYDLVINTSKLSHEMAVKLICDGVQDSNLVERKGESKKILRDLILQKKIEIALTGEKKIDTLHLHNEVRDGMVTLSGHMHSQDDLKQALKIIKGVDGVREVVEDLKVIAYHNIPSDH, via the coding sequence ATGGCGATTATCACCATCTCAAGGGAAATGGGCAGCGGCGGCATTCCGATCGCCCACGAGGTTGCCGAACGGCTGGGCTACACCCTGATCGACGGCGACGCCCTGCGAAACGCAGCCAGCGACTACGGACTGAGTGACGAGGCCTTCGAGCTGGCCGACGAAAAACCGCCGGCCTTCGTCGACGAACTCGACCAGAAGCTGGCCGTTGACCTGCACCAGATCGAGCTGATCATCCTCGAGAAGGCCCTGGCCGGCAACGTCATCATCTACGGCCGCGGCGGCCAGGACCTGCTGGCCAAGGTGTCCAACGTCTTTCGGGTGCGCATCATCGCTCCCTTTGAAGAACGGGTCGAGCGCTGGGCCGAAAGGGAATGGCTCGATCCCGACTACGCCCGCATCCTGGTCCGTCGCAGCGACCAGCAGCGGGCCGGATTCATCAAGTACTACTTCGACCGCGACTGGGCCGACCCCCTGCACTACGACCTGGTGATCAACACCTCCAAGCTCTCGCACGAAATGGCTGTCAAGCTGATCTGCGACGGCGTTCAGGACAGCAACCTTGTCGAACGCAAGGGGGAATCGAAGAAGATCCTTCGCGACCTGATCCTGCAGAAGAAGATCGAGATCGCCCTGACCGGCGAAAAGAAGATCGACACCCTGCACCTGCACAACGAGGTCAGGGACGGCATGGTCACCCTCTCCGGGCACATGCACAGCCAGGACGACCTGAAGCAGGCGCTCAAGATCATCAAAGGCGTCGACGGCGTCCGGGAGGTGGTCGAAGACCTCAAGGTCATCGCCTACCACAACATCCCCAGCGACCACTGA
- a CDS encoding YebC/PmpR family DNA-binding transcriptional regulator, with the protein MAGHSKWANIKHRKGAQDAKRGKIFTKLIKEITVAAKIGGGDLNANPRLRLAVDRAKQANMPKDNIERAIKKGTGDLDGVNYEEGTFEGYGPGGVAVIVEFLTDNRTRTVAEVRHIFNKHNGNLGVSGSVAFMFDRKGLISFPEDADFDRIFEVALEAGAEDVRQDGGIEVVTDPADFETVRNALEEAGLSFTTAEITMLPQTTTSVEGKQAEQLMKLIEKLEDNDDVQNVYTNFDMSDEEMARIMG; encoded by the coding sequence ATGGCAGGTCACAGCAAATGGGCCAACATCAAGCACCGCAAGGGGGCCCAGGACGCCAAGAGAGGCAAGATTTTCACCAAGCTGATCAAGGAAATCACCGTCGCCGCCAAGATCGGCGGCGGCGATCTGAACGCCAACCCCCGCCTGCGCCTGGCCGTCGACAGGGCCAAGCAGGCCAACATGCCGAAGGACAACATCGAGCGGGCCATTAAGAAAGGGACCGGCGATCTCGACGGCGTCAACTACGAGGAAGGCACCTTCGAGGGCTACGGACCGGGCGGCGTGGCGGTCATCGTCGAGTTTCTGACCGACAACCGCACGCGAACCGTGGCCGAAGTCCGGCACATCTTCAACAAGCACAACGGCAACCTCGGCGTCAGCGGCTCGGTGGCCTTCATGTTCGACCGCAAGGGACTGATCAGCTTCCCCGAGGACGCCGACTTCGACCGGATCTTCGAGGTCGCCCTCGAGGCGGGGGCCGAAGATGTCCGCCAGGACGGCGGCATCGAGGTCGTCACCGATCCGGCCGACTTCGAAACGGTGCGCAACGCCCTCGAGGAAGCCGGGCTGAGCTTCACCACCGCCGAAATCACCATGCTGCCCCAGACAACAACTTCCGTCGAGGGCAAGCAGGCCGAACAGCTGATGAAGCTGATCGAAAAGCTGGAAGACAACGACGACGTGCAGAACGTCTACACCAATTTCGACATGTCCGACGAAGAGATGGCCCGCATCATGGGATAA
- the ruvC gene encoding crossover junction endodeoxyribonuclease RuvC, producing MRILGIDPGSRLTGYGLIEGRGNRLRHVDNGVIVTSSRQPLADRLKIIHDGVAELVERFAPDVLAIENIFLARNAQSALKLGHARASAMLAAINAGLPVCEYSALQVKSAVVGYGKAEKIQVQQMVRTLLNLPEIAQEDAADALAVAICHFHSAPLQNRLALAGNRKVKK from the coding sequence ATGCGCATACTCGGCATCGACCCCGGTTCCCGGCTCACCGGCTACGGCCTCATCGAGGGCCGGGGCAACCGCCTGCGCCACGTCGACAACGGCGTCATCGTCACCAGCAGCAGGCAACCGCTGGCCGACCGGCTCAAGATCATCCATGACGGCGTCGCCGAACTGGTCGAACGCTTCGCTCCCGACGTTCTGGCTATCGAGAACATCTTCCTGGCCAGAAACGCCCAGTCGGCGCTCAAACTCGGACACGCCCGCGCCAGCGCCATGCTCGCCGCCATCAACGCCGGCCTGCCGGTCTGCGAGTATTCCGCCCTGCAGGTCAAAAGTGCCGTGGTCGGCTACGGCAAGGCGGAGAAGATCCAGGTGCAGCAGATGGTGCGCACCCTGCTCAACCTGCCGGAAATCGCCCAGGAGGACGCGGCTGACGCCCTGGCCGTCGCCATCTGCCATTTCCACAGCGCCCCGCTGCAGAACCGTCTGGCGCTGGCAGGCAACCGGAAAGTGAAGAAATGA
- the ruvA gene encoding Holliday junction branch migration protein RuvA: MIAQLTGRIALRALDHLVIDVNGVGYRVTVPLSTLYALPDDGVTTLQIHTHVKEDALQLFGFLTGEEKELFALLISVSGVGPKLAVNILSNIPVDELRQALANGDSKRLACIPGIGKKTAERLVVDLREKVAGPQPPSEKTADRPAAIRDNREDALSALVNLGYKAAQAKKVLDGLEIDPDASVEQILKTALRRLVR; encoded by the coding sequence ATGATCGCTCAGCTGACAGGCCGCATCGCCCTGCGGGCGCTGGATCACCTGGTCATCGACGTCAACGGGGTCGGCTACCGGGTCACCGTTCCCCTCTCCACCCTCTATGCTCTGCCGGACGACGGCGTCACCACCCTGCAGATCCACACCCATGTCAAGGAAGACGCCCTGCAGCTGTTCGGCTTTCTGACCGGCGAGGAGAAGGAGCTCTTCGCCCTGCTCATCAGCGTCTCGGGGGTCGGTCCGAAGCTGGCCGTCAACATTCTGTCCAACATCCCGGTCGACGAACTGCGGCAGGCCCTGGCCAACGGGGACAGCAAGCGCCTGGCCTGTATCCCCGGCATCGGCAAGAAGACCGCCGAACGGCTGGTAGTCGACCTGCGCGAAAAGGTCGCCGGTCCACAGCCGCCGTCGGAGAAAACCGCCGACCGGCCGGCGGCGATCAGGGACAACCGGGAGGACGCCCTGTCCGCCCTGGTCAATCTCGGCTACAAGGCGGCGCAGGCGAAAAAGGTGCTCGACGGTCTGGAGATCGATCCCGACGCCAGTGTCGAGCAGATTCTCAAGACCGCACTGCGCCGGCTGGTGCGCTGA
- the ruvB gene encoding Holliday junction branch migration DNA helicase RuvB, whose translation MTERLISGHIQDDDNGFENSLRPRLLTEYIGQTKVKQNLQVFIDAARKRQESLDHVLFYGPPGLGKTTLANIIANEMGVGIKSTSGPVIEKTGDLAAILTNLEPGDVLFIDEIHRLSPVVEEILYPAMEDYQLDIIIGQGPSARTIKLDLPRFTLVGATTRAGLLSSPLRDRFGVIARLEFYTPEELATIVRRSAGLLGIPIAEKGALEIARRSRGTPRIANRLLRRVRDFAEIEGDGTIDQKIADLALGRLEVDARGFDHMDRRLLLTIIEKFGGGPVGLDTLAAAIGEEKDTIEDVIEPFLLQGGFIHRTPRGRIATPLAYRHFDRQPPAAGGLFAPPESGG comes from the coding sequence ATGACCGAGCGGCTGATTTCCGGCCACATCCAGGACGACGACAACGGGTTCGAGAACAGCCTGCGCCCCCGGCTGCTGACCGAATACATCGGCCAGACCAAGGTCAAGCAGAACCTGCAGGTCTTCATCGACGCCGCCCGCAAACGGCAGGAGTCCCTGGACCACGTCCTTTTCTACGGCCCCCCCGGTCTCGGCAAGACCACCTTGGCCAACATCATCGCCAACGAAATGGGGGTCGGCATCAAGAGCACGTCCGGGCCGGTCATCGAAAAGACCGGAGATCTGGCCGCCATCCTGACCAACCTCGAACCGGGCGACGTGCTCTTCATCGACGAGATCCATCGTCTCTCCCCCGTGGTGGAAGAAATTCTCTATCCGGCCATGGAGGACTACCAGCTCGACATCATCATCGGCCAGGGGCCCTCGGCGCGCACCATCAAGCTCGACCTGCCCCGCTTCACCCTGGTCGGCGCCACCACCCGCGCCGGCCTGCTCTCCTCGCCGCTGCGCGACCGCTTCGGCGTCATCGCCCGCCTCGAGTTCTACACCCCGGAAGAGCTGGCGACCATCGTCAGGCGCAGCGCCGGCCTGCTCGGCATTCCCATCGCCGAAAAGGGCGCGCTGGAGATCGCCCGCCGCAGTCGCGGCACGCCGCGCATCGCCAACCGCCTGCTGCGACGGGTGCGCGATTTTGCCGAAATCGAGGGCGACGGCACCATCGACCAGAAAATCGCCGACCTCGCCCTGGGACGGCTGGAGGTCGACGCCCGGGGCTTCGACCACATGGACCGCCGGCTGCTGCTGACCATCATCGAAAAGTTCGGCGGCGGGCCGGTCGGACTCGACACTCTGGCGGCGGCCATCGGAGAAGAGAAGGACACCATCGAGGACGTCATCGAACCCTTCCTGCTGCAGGGAGGCTTCATTCACCGCACGCCGCGCGGCCGCATCGCCACCCCTCTGGCCTACCGCCATTTCGACCGCCAGCCGCCGGCGGCCGGCGGCCTGTTCGCACCGCCGGAAAGCGGGGGCTGA
- a CDS encoding diguanylate cyclase has translation MALQRPTLTRQIIFGYLILALFSLSAVSYALFRLRDQAERSRQLLQVDLSLQEQLQSLHDTLLEEERLSLQYLLDQRPGLLVSLGGRLVEAETAFGRLSGREGLSFGQSSRNYLKTAGDFLTFCRQRQLDRAHSLVTGELGALRRNLLQQIERTSRRTGEQTRQTLLAISREGDQTYQVVLILVICGILLAAVTGISLHLYIQNSLQTFARMIRDFGAGSFDIDFDARGNDEFSRLAREMREMGRKLREMEEYQLDASPLTRLPGNLAIRKEIEARIERGEAFAHAFADLDHFKAYNDRYGYQRGSDVISMTGDIIRDVVAELGSEDDMVGHIGGDDYIFLTRPELAERIADEIVRRFDRAIPAYYSEEDRRAGFFIARDRFGEERKFPLLSISIAIVASDNFDHPSATLIGRECARIKEYLKDRPGSCYLLDRRRIH, from the coding sequence ATGGCACTGCAGCGACCGACCCTGACCCGGCAGATCATTTTCGGCTACCTGATCCTGGCCCTGTTCAGCCTCAGCGCCGTCAGCTACGCTCTCTTCCGCCTGCGTGACCAGGCCGAACGTTCCAGGCAGCTCCTGCAGGTCGATCTCAGCCTGCAGGAACAGCTTCAGTCGCTGCATGACACCCTGCTGGAAGAGGAACGCCTCTCCCTGCAGTACCTGCTCGACCAGCGACCGGGGCTGCTGGTTTCCCTGGGCGGCCGTCTTGTCGAAGCGGAAACCGCGTTCGGTCGTCTCTCCGGCAGAGAGGGACTCTCCTTCGGACAATCTTCCCGCAACTACCTGAAAACGGCCGGCGATTTTCTCACCTTCTGCCGGCAGCGACAGCTCGACCGGGCGCACAGCCTGGTGACGGGTGAACTCGGCGCGCTGCGCCGCAACCTGCTGCAGCAGATCGAGCGAACCTCCCGTCGGACCGGAGAACAGACCCGCCAGACGCTGCTGGCCATCTCCCGCGAGGGGGACCAGACCTATCAGGTCGTCCTGATTCTGGTGATCTGCGGCATCCTGCTGGCGGCCGTCACCGGCATCTCCCTGCACCTGTACATCCAGAACTCGCTGCAGACCTTCGCCCGCATGATCCGCGACTTCGGGGCCGGCAGCTTCGATATCGACTTCGACGCCAGGGGCAACGACGAGTTCAGCCGGCTGGCCCGCGAGATGCGCGAGATGGGGCGCAAGCTGCGTGAGATGGAGGAATACCAGCTCGACGCCAGTCCCCTGACCCGCCTGCCCGGCAACCTGGCCATCCGCAAGGAGATCGAGGCCCGCATCGAGCGGGGGGAGGCCTTCGCCCACGCCTTCGCCGATCTCGACCATTTCAAGGCTTACAACGACCGCTACGGATACCAGCGCGGCAGTGATGTCATCAGCATGACCGGCGACATCATCCGCGATGTGGTGGCCGAACTGGGAAGCGAAGACGACATGGTCGGCCACATCGGCGGCGATGACTACATCTTCCTGACCCGGCCGGAGCTGGCCGAACGCATCGCAGACGAGATCGTCCGCCGTTTCGACCGGGCCATCCCCGCCTATTACTCCGAGGAAGACCGCCGGGCCGGGTTCTTCATCGCCCGCGACCGTTTCGGCGAAGAGCGGAAATTTCCCCTGCTCAGCATATCGATCGCCATCGTCGCCTCCGACAATTTCGACCATCCCAGCGCCACACTCATCGGTCGCGAATGCGCCCGGATCAAGGAATACCTGAAGGATCGTCCCGGCAGCTGCTACCTGCTCGACCGCCGCCGCATACACTGA
- a CDS encoding epoxyqueuosine reductase QueH, with product MNILLHVCCGNCAIYPVEVLRQQGHRLTGFFYNHNIHPYQEFRRRLETALEYADRVELPMQVREDYPLEEFLANVAAEPQRRCDYCYRSRLRETVRVAAEQGFEGFSTSLLYSRYQQHDAIRRYGEELAAEFGLAFVYEDFRVGWRQGIDKSKAMGLYRQQYCGCIYSEKDRYYRPGG from the coding sequence ATGAACATCCTGCTGCATGTCTGCTGTGGCAACTGTGCCATCTACCCGGTCGAAGTTCTGCGCCAGCAGGGCCACCGACTGACCGGCTTTTTCTACAACCACAACATCCATCCCTACCAGGAGTTCCGCCGCCGGCTGGAAACCGCCCTCGAGTACGCCGACCGGGTCGAGTTGCCGATGCAGGTGCGCGAGGACTATCCGCTCGAGGAATTTCTGGCCAACGTCGCCGCCGAGCCGCAGCGGCGCTGCGACTACTGCTACCGCTCCCGCCTGCGTGAAACCGTCCGGGTGGCGGCGGAGCAGGGATTCGAGGGATTCTCCACCAGCCTGCTCTATTCCCGCTACCAGCAGCACGACGCTATCCGCCGCTACGGCGAGGAACTCGCCGCCGAATTCGGCCTCGCCTTCGTCTACGAGGATTTCCGGGTCGGCTGGCGCCAGGGCATCGACAAGTCGAAGGCGATGGGGCTCTACCGCCAACAGTACTGCGGCTGCATCTATTCGGAAAAGGACCGCTACTACCGGCCTGGAGGTTGA
- a CDS encoding DUF2905 domain-containing protein, translated as MHPGKLLLIAGGMLMLAGLLLLLADKLPLPGRLPGDIRIEKENFTFYFPLGSCLLLSLLLSLFLWLFRR; from the coding sequence ATGCATCCGGGGAAACTGCTACTGATCGCCGGCGGCATGCTGATGCTGGCCGGCCTGCTGCTGTTGCTGGCGGACAAGCTGCCGCTGCCGGGGAGACTGCCGGGGGACATCCGGATCGAAAAAGAGAACTTCACCTTCTATTTCCCCCTCGGCAGCTGCCTGCTGCTTTCGCTGCTGCTGAGCCTGTTCCTCTGGCTCTTTCGCCGCTGA
- a CDS encoding patatin-like phospholipase family protein: MNRKPENVRLGLALGSGAARGLAHIGLIKVLEAEGIRPVAVAGTSIGALIGALYAAGVPAADMEDVALRVDWRQLGRLVRPTVPTSGLIDSERLERFLAELLPVRAFSELQIPLAMAATDIESGEAMILRQGELLPALRAAIAFPGIFPPVRIGQRFLVDGGLCHPVPVGAVRELGANRILGLCAIPEVDKRSHEAWVPSPHPRRQKPRGSLFGLINADRVDRLWRDIWGRNDKGGDSKQEERRPPNIFRVFAQSVAIMENQINALRLEKEGVDLLLRPQFAGINMLEFHRGEEIIRAGEEAARQQLPAIRRLIAAGG, from the coding sequence ATGAACCGGAAACCCGAAAATGTCCGCCTCGGCCTGGCCCTGGGCAGCGGCGCTGCCCGGGGGCTGGCGCACATCGGCCTGATCAAGGTGCTCGAAGCCGAAGGAATCCGGCCGGTCGCCGTCGCCGGCACCTCCATCGGCGCCCTGATCGGCGCCCTCTACGCCGCCGGCGTTCCGGCCGCCGACATGGAGGATGTCGCCCTGCGCGTCGACTGGCGGCAGCTGGGCCGGCTGGTCAGGCCAACGGTTCCCACCAGCGGCCTGATCGACAGCGAACGGCTGGAGCGGTTTCTCGCCGAGCTGCTGCCGGTCAGGGCCTTCAGCGAACTGCAGATCCCCCTCGCCATGGCCGCCACCGACATCGAATCGGGCGAAGCGATGATCCTGCGCCAGGGCGAGCTGCTGCCCGCCCTCAGGGCCGCCATCGCCTTTCCCGGCATCTTTCCGCCGGTCCGCATCGGGCAGAGATTCCTGGTCGACGGCGGACTCTGCCATCCCGTTCCCGTCGGCGCCGTCAGGGAACTGGGCGCCAACAGGATTCTCGGCCTGTGCGCCATCCCCGAAGTCGACAAGCGCAGCCATGAGGCCTGGGTTCCCTCCCCGCATCCGCGCCGCCAGAAACCGCGCGGTTCGTTGTTCGGGCTGATCAACGCCGACCGGGTCGACCGCCTGTGGCGGGACATCTGGGGGCGCAACGACAAAGGCGGCGACAGCAAACAGGAGGAACGCCGTCCGCCCAACATCTTCCGCGTCTTCGCCCAGAGCGTCGCCATCATGGAAAACCAGATCAACGCCCTGCGGCTTGAAAAGGAAGGTGTCGATCTGCTGCTGCGTCCGCAGTTCGCCGGCATCAACATGCTCGAATTCCACCGCGGCGAAGAGATCATCCGGGCTGGCGAAGAAGCGGCGCGCCAACAGCTGCCCGCCATCCGCCGGCTGATCGCCGCCGGCGGCTGA
- a CDS encoding phasin family protein, with amino-acid sequence MFELIEKAMLTAMGAASLSQKKAEELLADMKERLNLSEDEGRALLQKLQETAKVNQAKLEELAQQEVEKACKRLGVVTADEFQKLRKKVSQLEKKLKSQ; translated from the coding sequence ATGTTCGAACTGATCGAAAAGGCCATGCTGACCGCCATGGGCGCCGCATCTCTCAGCCAGAAAAAGGCCGAAGAACTGCTTGCCGACATGAAGGAGCGGCTGAACCTGAGCGAAGACGAGGGGCGCGCCCTGCTGCAGAAGCTGCAGGAAACCGCCAAGGTCAACCAGGCCAAGCTGGAGGAGCTGGCCCAGCAGGAAGTGGAGAAGGCCTGCAAGCGGCTCGGAGTTGTCACCGCCGACGAGTTCCAAAAGCTGCGCAAGAAGGTCAGCCAGCTGGAAAAGAAGCTCAAGAGCCAGTAA
- a CDS encoding ABC1 kinase family protein codes for MLPFSRFNRNIRTIRRYRTILGILIKYGFGQFVEQLNINYYLELGRKIVTLGTAPKEIERLGQPQRLRLALEELGPSFIKLGQLLSTRPDLVPREYIDELKKLQDRVPSVPQDKIRAAIEREFGYPVEEIFSEFDPEPIAAASIAQVHHGRLKDGTKVVFKIRRPGIVDVIETDLDILMGLAYLIEHHVPGGDLYDPVGLVREFRRTIHRELDFTREARTIERFAANFAGDETVHVPQIHWDYSGETVLTMEHIEGIKVSDLDRLRAEGYDLKVIASRGADLFLRQVLEFGLFHGDPHPGNIFILPENRVCMIDYGMVGHIGDELKRQIVDLLLAILQQDVDRIIDQLLYSGELTDESNIKALKRDLSEFIEDYYELPLQEIKVGKLLGDFVEILTHYRIRFPSDLMLLARALVAMEGLGRQLDPDFNMIGYLRPWLERLVKERLTPANLSRDFGRVAQSYLSLMRNLPTDIKEFINRVNRNKFKIDLEHRGLEKLITDLDKASNRISFSLLIAALIVGSSLIMQTDKGPLLFGFPILGFLGYSVAGILGLWLAIAILRSGRL; via the coding sequence ATGCTTCCCTTTTCCCGCTTCAACCGCAATATCCGCACGATCAGACGCTACCGGACCATTCTCGGCATCCTGATCAAGTACGGCTTCGGGCAGTTCGTCGAACAGCTCAACATCAACTACTATCTTGAGCTGGGGCGCAAGATAGTCACCCTGGGAACAGCCCCCAAGGAGATCGAACGCCTCGGCCAGCCGCAACGGCTACGGCTGGCTCTGGAGGAGCTCGGACCGAGCTTCATCAAGCTCGGCCAGCTGCTGTCGACCCGTCCCGACCTGGTTCCGCGCGAATACATCGACGAGCTGAAAAAGCTGCAGGACCGCGTGCCGTCGGTGCCGCAGGACAAGATCAGGGCCGCCATCGAGCGCGAGTTCGGCTATCCGGTCGAGGAAATCTTCTCCGAATTCGATCCCGAGCCGATCGCCGCCGCCAGCATCGCCCAGGTCCACCACGGCCGCCTCAAGGACGGCACCAAGGTCGTCTTCAAGATCCGCCGCCCGGGAATCGTCGATGTCATCGAAACCGACCTCGACATCCTCATGGGACTGGCCTACCTGATCGAACACCACGTGCCCGGCGGCGATCTCTACGATCCGGTCGGTCTGGTCAGGGAATTCCGTCGCACCATCCACCGAGAGCTCGACTTCACTCGCGAGGCGCGCACCATCGAGCGCTTCGCCGCCAATTTCGCCGGCGACGAAACCGTTCACGTGCCGCAGATCCACTGGGACTATTCCGGCGAAACCGTGCTGACCATGGAGCACATCGAGGGGATCAAGGTCAGCGACCTCGATCGCCTGCGGGCCGAGGGTTACGACCTGAAGGTCATCGCCAGCCGGGGCGCCGACCTCTTTCTGCGCCAGGTGCTCGAATTCGGCCTCTTTCACGGTGACCCGCATCCGGGCAACATCTTCATTCTGCCGGAAAACCGGGTCTGCATGATCGATTACGGCATGGTCGGCCATATCGGCGACGAGCTGAAGCGGCAGATCGTCGACCTGCTGCTCGCCATCCTGCAGCAGGATGTCGACCGGATCATCGACCAGCTCCTCTACTCCGGCGAACTGACCGACGAATCGAACATCAAGGCCCTCAAACGCGACCTGAGCGAGTTCATCGAAGACTACTACGAACTGCCGCTGCAGGAGATCAAGGTCGGCAAGCTGCTCGGTGACTTCGTGGAGATCCTGACCCATTACCGGATCCGCTTCCCCTCCGACCTGATGCTGCTGGCGCGCGCCCTGGTGGCCATGGAGGGACTCGGCCGGCAGCTCGACCCCGACTTCAACATGATCGGCTATCTGCGCCCCTGGCTGGAAAGACTGGTCAAGGAACGCCTGACGCCGGCCAACCTGAGCCGTGACTTCGGCCGCGTCGCCCAGTCCTACCTCAGCCTGATGCGCAACCTGCCGACCGACATCAAGGAATTCATCAACCGGGTCAACCGCAACAAGTTCAAGATCGACCTCGAACACCGCGGGCTGGAAAAGCTGATCACCGACCTCGACAAGGCCAGCAACCGCATCTCCTTCAGCCTGCTCATCGCCGCTCTGATCGTCGGTTCATCCCTGATAATGCAGACCGACAAGGGACCGCTCCTGTTCGGCTTTCCCATTCTCGGCTTTCTCGGCTACTCCGTCGCCGGCATCCTCGGCCTGTGGCTGGCGATCGCCATCCTGCGCTCCGGACGCCTGTAG